A single region of the Brassica rapa cultivar Chiifu-401-42 chromosome A03, CAAS_Brap_v3.01, whole genome shotgun sequence genome encodes:
- the LRRII4 gene encoding somatic embryogenesis receptor kinase 4 isoform X3, translating into MKTFLPCLFLRQRAVGNSEGEALTAFKDSLSDPTNALQSWDNQNSVSPCTWFHVTCNPENRVVRVDLGNAKLSGQLVPQLGQLPNLQYLELYSNNITGEIPKELGDLRELVSLDLYQNRLSGPIPSSLGKLDKLRFLRLNNNNLSGEIPLSLTAVSLQVLDVANNQLNGDIPVNGSFSFFTPISFANNNLRQPPPSPPPPISTPPPSPPVSRSRMTAAVAGGVAAGAAVLFAFPAIAFVWWIRSRSQDRFFDVPAEENPEVHFGQLRRFSLRELLVATDNFSHKNVLGRGGFGKVYKGRLADGSLVAVKRLKEERTQGGELQFQTEVEMISMAVHRNLLRLRGFCMTPTERLLVYPYMANGSVASCLRERLEGNPALDWPKRKHIALGAARGLAYLHDQCEQKIIHRDVKAANILLDEEFEAVVGDFGLAKLMNYNDSHVTTAVRGTIGHIAPEYLSTGKSSEKTDVFGYGVMLLELITGQKAFDLARLANDDDVMLLDWVKEVLKEKRFESLVDAELEGKYEEKEVEQLIQMALLCTQISSLERPKMSEVVRMLEGEGLAEKWEEWQNEEILTNDSNYLQVGTEWFIPISNSLIENDYPSGPR; encoded by the exons ATGAAGACCTTTCTCCCTTGTTTATTCCTTCGTCAAAG AGCCGTCGGAAACTCAGAAGGCGAGGCTTTAACTGCGTTTAAGGACAGCTTATCTGATCCTACCAACGCACTCCAAAGCTGGGATAATCAGAACAGTGTTTCTCCATGTACATGGTTTCATGTTACTTGCAATCCTGAGAACAGAGTTGTCCGTGT TGACTTGGGGAATGCAAAACTGTCTGGTCAACTTGTGCCACAGCTTGGTCAGCTTCCAAACTTGCAGTACTT GGAGCTTTATAGCAACAACATTACAGGGGAGATACCAAAGGAGCTTGGAGACTTAAGGGAACTGGTTAGCTTAGATCTTTACCAGAACAGactaagcggtcctattccatCCTCGCTTGGCAAACTAGACAAACTCCGCTTCTT GCGTCTTAATAACAACAACTTGTCTGGCGAAATTCCATTGTCTTTGACTGCTGTGTCACTGCAAGTTCT ggatGTCGCAAACAATCAACTCAATGGAGATATTCCTGTTAATGGTTCCTTCTCGTTTTTTACTCCTATTAG TTTTGCCAATAATAATTTACGGCAGCCTCCACCATCTCCGCCTCCTCCTATCTCTACTCCACCACCTTCACCTCCAGTGTCAAGGAGTCGAATGACTGCAGCAGTAGCAGGGGGAGTTGCTGCAGGTGCAGCAGTTCTATTTGCATTTCCAGCCATTGCGTTTGTTTGGTGGATAAGAAGTAGATCACAGGATCGCTTTTTTGATGTACCTG CTGAAGAAAACCCAGAGGTTCATTTTGGACAACTCAGAAGGTTTTCATTGCGTGAACTGCTTGTTGCTACAGATAACTTTAGCCACAAAAATGTCTTGGGGAGAGGTGGTTTTGGTAAAGTGTATAAAGGACGTTTAGCGGATGGCTCTCTAGTGGCTGTGAAAAGGCTAAAGGAAGAACGTACCCAAGGTGGAGAGCTTCAGTTCCAAACCGAGGTCGAGATGATTAGTATGGCTGTTCACAGGAACTTGCTTCGTCTTCGTGGCTTTTGCATGACTCCAACTGAAAGATTGCTCGTTTATCCCTACATGGCTAATGGAAGTGTTGCTTCTTGTTTAAGAG AACGACTTGAAGGTAATCCAGCACTTGATTGGCCAAAAAGGAAGCATATCGCTCTGGGAGCAGCAAGGGGGCTGGCATACTTACATGATCAGTGCGAGCAAAAAATCATTCACCGTGACGTGAAAGCTGCCAACATATTGTTAGATGAAGAGTTCGAAGCTGTGGTTGGAGATTTTGGGCTAGCAAAGCTCATGAACTATAATGACTCTCATGTGACAACTGCTGTACGTGGTACGATTGGGCATATAGCACCTGAGTACCTTTCGACGGGAAAATCCTCTGAGAAAACTGATGTTTTTGGATACGGTGTCATGCTTCTTGAGCTCATCACTGGACAAAAGGCTTTCGATCTTGCTCGGCTTGCTAATGACGATGATGTCATGTTACTCGACTGG gtGAAAGAGGTTTTGAAAGAGAAGAGGTTTGAAAGTCTTGTGGATGCAGAGTTAGAAGGGAAATACGAGGAGAAAGAAGTGGAGCAGCTGATCCAAATGGCTCTGCTCTGCACTCAGATTTCTTCTTTGGAACGTCCTAAAATGTCGGAAGTGGTGAGAATGCTTGAAGGAGAAGGTTTAGCTGAGAAATGGGAAGAATGGCAAAATGAAGAGATTTTGACAAATGATTCTAACTATCTTCAAGTTGGCACTGAATGGTTCATCCCAATTTCCAATTCCCTCATCGAAAACGATTATCCCTCGGGTCCCCGATAA
- the LRRII4 gene encoding somatic embryogenesis receptor kinase 4 isoform X2, protein MEWPRSFIWLILLSDLLLRAVGNSEGEALTAFKDSLSDPTNALQSWDNQNSVSPCTWFHVTCNPENRVVRVDLGNAKLSGQLVPQLGQLPNLQYLELYSNNITGEIPKELGDLRELVSLDLYQNRLSGPIPSSLGKLDKLRFLRLNNNNLSGEIPLSLTAVSLQVLDVANNQLNGDIPVNGSFSFFTPISFANNNLRQPPPSPPPPISTPPPSPPVSRSRMTAAVAGGVAAGAAVLFAFPAIAFVWWIRSRSQDRFFDVPAEENPEVHFGQLRRFSLRELLVATDNFSHKNVLGRGGFGKVYKGRLADGSLVAVKRLKEERTQGGELQFQTEVEMISMAVHRNLLRLRGFCMTPTERLLVYPYMANGSVASCLRGNPALDWPKRKHIALGAARGLAYLHDQCEQKIIHRDVKAANILLDEEFEAVVGDFGLAKLMNYNDSHVTTAVRGTIGHIAPEYLSTGKSSEKTDVFGYGVMLLELITGQKAFDLARLANDDDVMLLDWVKEVLKEKRFESLVDAELEGKYEEKEVEQLIQMALLCTQISSLERPKMSEVVRMLEGEGLAEKWEEWQNEEILTNDSNYLQVGTEWFIPISNSLIENDYPSGPR, encoded by the exons atggaatggCCACGTAGCTTTATTTGGCTGATCCTTCTTTCCGATTTGCTTCTCAGAGCCGTCGGAAACTCAGAAGGCGAGGCTTTAACTGCGTTTAAGGACAGCTTATCTGATCCTACCAACGCACTCCAAAGCTGGGATAATCAGAACAGTGTTTCTCCATGTACATGGTTTCATGTTACTTGCAATCCTGAGAACAGAGTTGTCCGTGT TGACTTGGGGAATGCAAAACTGTCTGGTCAACTTGTGCCACAGCTTGGTCAGCTTCCAAACTTGCAGTACTT GGAGCTTTATAGCAACAACATTACAGGGGAGATACCAAAGGAGCTTGGAGACTTAAGGGAACTGGTTAGCTTAGATCTTTACCAGAACAGactaagcggtcctattccatCCTCGCTTGGCAAACTAGACAAACTCCGCTTCTT GCGTCTTAATAACAACAACTTGTCTGGCGAAATTCCATTGTCTTTGACTGCTGTGTCACTGCAAGTTCT ggatGTCGCAAACAATCAACTCAATGGAGATATTCCTGTTAATGGTTCCTTCTCGTTTTTTACTCCTATTAG TTTTGCCAATAATAATTTACGGCAGCCTCCACCATCTCCGCCTCCTCCTATCTCTACTCCACCACCTTCACCTCCAGTGTCAAGGAGTCGAATGACTGCAGCAGTAGCAGGGGGAGTTGCTGCAGGTGCAGCAGTTCTATTTGCATTTCCAGCCATTGCGTTTGTTTGGTGGATAAGAAGTAGATCACAGGATCGCTTTTTTGATGTACCTG CTGAAGAAAACCCAGAGGTTCATTTTGGACAACTCAGAAGGTTTTCATTGCGTGAACTGCTTGTTGCTACAGATAACTTTAGCCACAAAAATGTCTTGGGGAGAGGTGGTTTTGGTAAAGTGTATAAAGGACGTTTAGCGGATGGCTCTCTAGTGGCTGTGAAAAGGCTAAAGGAAGAACGTACCCAAGGTGGAGAGCTTCAGTTCCAAACCGAGGTCGAGATGATTAGTATGGCTGTTCACAGGAACTTGCTTCGTCTTCGTGGCTTTTGCATGACTCCAACTGAAAGATTGCTCGTTTATCCCTACATGGCTAATGGAAGTGTTGCTTCTTGTTTAAGAG GTAATCCAGCACTTGATTGGCCAAAAAGGAAGCATATCGCTCTGGGAGCAGCAAGGGGGCTGGCATACTTACATGATCAGTGCGAGCAAAAAATCATTCACCGTGACGTGAAAGCTGCCAACATATTGTTAGATGAAGAGTTCGAAGCTGTGGTTGGAGATTTTGGGCTAGCAAAGCTCATGAACTATAATGACTCTCATGTGACAACTGCTGTACGTGGTACGATTGGGCATATAGCACCTGAGTACCTTTCGACGGGAAAATCCTCTGAGAAAACTGATGTTTTTGGATACGGTGTCATGCTTCTTGAGCTCATCACTGGACAAAAGGCTTTCGATCTTGCTCGGCTTGCTAATGACGATGATGTCATGTTACTCGACTGG gtGAAAGAGGTTTTGAAAGAGAAGAGGTTTGAAAGTCTTGTGGATGCAGAGTTAGAAGGGAAATACGAGGAGAAAGAAGTGGAGCAGCTGATCCAAATGGCTCTGCTCTGCACTCAGATTTCTTCTTTGGAACGTCCTAAAATGTCGGAAGTGGTGAGAATGCTTGAAGGAGAAGGTTTAGCTGAGAAATGGGAAGAATGGCAAAATGAAGAGATTTTGACAAATGATTCTAACTATCTTCAAGTTGGCACTGAATGGTTCATCCCAATTTCCAATTCCCTCATCGAAAACGATTATCCCTCGGGTCCCCGATAA
- the LRRII4 gene encoding somatic embryogenesis receptor kinase 4 isoform X4 has protein sequence MEWPRSFIWLILLSDLLLRAVGNSEGEALTAFKDSLSDPTNALQSWDNQNSVSPCTWFHVTCNPENRVVRVDLGNAKLSGQLVPQLGQLPNLQYLELYSNNITGEIPKELGDLRELVSLDLYQNRLSGPIPSSLGKLDKLRFLDVANNQLNGDIPVNGSFSFFTPISFANNNLRQPPPSPPPPISTPPPSPPVSRSRMTAAVAGGVAAGAAVLFAFPAIAFVWWIRSRSQDRFFDVPAEENPEVHFGQLRRFSLRELLVATDNFSHKNVLGRGGFGKVYKGRLADGSLVAVKRLKEERTQGGELQFQTEVEMISMAVHRNLLRLRGFCMTPTERLLVYPYMANGSVASCLRERLEGNPALDWPKRKHIALGAARGLAYLHDQCEQKIIHRDVKAANILLDEEFEAVVGDFGLAKLMNYNDSHVTTAVRGTIGHIAPEYLSTGKSSEKTDVFGYGVMLLELITGQKAFDLARLANDDDVMLLDWVKEVLKEKRFESLVDAELEGKYEEKEVEQLIQMALLCTQISSLERPKMSEVVRMLEGEGLAEKWEEWQNEEILTNDSNYLQVGTEWFIPISNSLIENDYPSGPR, from the exons atggaatggCCACGTAGCTTTATTTGGCTGATCCTTCTTTCCGATTTGCTTCTCAGAGCCGTCGGAAACTCAGAAGGCGAGGCTTTAACTGCGTTTAAGGACAGCTTATCTGATCCTACCAACGCACTCCAAAGCTGGGATAATCAGAACAGTGTTTCTCCATGTACATGGTTTCATGTTACTTGCAATCCTGAGAACAGAGTTGTCCGTGT TGACTTGGGGAATGCAAAACTGTCTGGTCAACTTGTGCCACAGCTTGGTCAGCTTCCAAACTTGCAGTACTT GGAGCTTTATAGCAACAACATTACAGGGGAGATACCAAAGGAGCTTGGAGACTTAAGGGAACTGGTTAGCTTAGATCTTTACCAGAACAGactaagcggtcctattccatCCTCGCTTGGCAAACTAGACAAACTCCGCTTCTT ggatGTCGCAAACAATCAACTCAATGGAGATATTCCTGTTAATGGTTCCTTCTCGTTTTTTACTCCTATTAG TTTTGCCAATAATAATTTACGGCAGCCTCCACCATCTCCGCCTCCTCCTATCTCTACTCCACCACCTTCACCTCCAGTGTCAAGGAGTCGAATGACTGCAGCAGTAGCAGGGGGAGTTGCTGCAGGTGCAGCAGTTCTATTTGCATTTCCAGCCATTGCGTTTGTTTGGTGGATAAGAAGTAGATCACAGGATCGCTTTTTTGATGTACCTG CTGAAGAAAACCCAGAGGTTCATTTTGGACAACTCAGAAGGTTTTCATTGCGTGAACTGCTTGTTGCTACAGATAACTTTAGCCACAAAAATGTCTTGGGGAGAGGTGGTTTTGGTAAAGTGTATAAAGGACGTTTAGCGGATGGCTCTCTAGTGGCTGTGAAAAGGCTAAAGGAAGAACGTACCCAAGGTGGAGAGCTTCAGTTCCAAACCGAGGTCGAGATGATTAGTATGGCTGTTCACAGGAACTTGCTTCGTCTTCGTGGCTTTTGCATGACTCCAACTGAAAGATTGCTCGTTTATCCCTACATGGCTAATGGAAGTGTTGCTTCTTGTTTAAGAG AACGACTTGAAGGTAATCCAGCACTTGATTGGCCAAAAAGGAAGCATATCGCTCTGGGAGCAGCAAGGGGGCTGGCATACTTACATGATCAGTGCGAGCAAAAAATCATTCACCGTGACGTGAAAGCTGCCAACATATTGTTAGATGAAGAGTTCGAAGCTGTGGTTGGAGATTTTGGGCTAGCAAAGCTCATGAACTATAATGACTCTCATGTGACAACTGCTGTACGTGGTACGATTGGGCATATAGCACCTGAGTACCTTTCGACGGGAAAATCCTCTGAGAAAACTGATGTTTTTGGATACGGTGTCATGCTTCTTGAGCTCATCACTGGACAAAAGGCTTTCGATCTTGCTCGGCTTGCTAATGACGATGATGTCATGTTACTCGACTGG gtGAAAGAGGTTTTGAAAGAGAAGAGGTTTGAAAGTCTTGTGGATGCAGAGTTAGAAGGGAAATACGAGGAGAAAGAAGTGGAGCAGCTGATCCAAATGGCTCTGCTCTGCACTCAGATTTCTTCTTTGGAACGTCCTAAAATGTCGGAAGTGGTGAGAATGCTTGAAGGAGAAGGTTTAGCTGAGAAATGGGAAGAATGGCAAAATGAAGAGATTTTGACAAATGATTCTAACTATCTTCAAGTTGGCACTGAATGGTTCATCCCAATTTCCAATTCCCTCATCGAAAACGATTATCCCTCGGGTCCCCGATAA
- the LRRII4 gene encoding somatic embryogenesis receptor kinase 4 isoform X1 — protein sequence MEWPRSFIWLILLSDLLLRAVGNSEGEALTAFKDSLSDPTNALQSWDNQNSVSPCTWFHVTCNPENRVVRVDLGNAKLSGQLVPQLGQLPNLQYLELYSNNITGEIPKELGDLRELVSLDLYQNRLSGPIPSSLGKLDKLRFLRLNNNNLSGEIPLSLTAVSLQVLDVANNQLNGDIPVNGSFSFFTPISFANNNLRQPPPSPPPPISTPPPSPPVSRSRMTAAVAGGVAAGAAVLFAFPAIAFVWWIRSRSQDRFFDVPAEENPEVHFGQLRRFSLRELLVATDNFSHKNVLGRGGFGKVYKGRLADGSLVAVKRLKEERTQGGELQFQTEVEMISMAVHRNLLRLRGFCMTPTERLLVYPYMANGSVASCLRERLEGNPALDWPKRKHIALGAARGLAYLHDQCEQKIIHRDVKAANILLDEEFEAVVGDFGLAKLMNYNDSHVTTAVRGTIGHIAPEYLSTGKSSEKTDVFGYGVMLLELITGQKAFDLARLANDDDVMLLDWVKEVLKEKRFESLVDAELEGKYEEKEVEQLIQMALLCTQISSLERPKMSEVVRMLEGEGLAEKWEEWQNEEILTNDSNYLQVGTEWFIPISNSLIENDYPSGPR from the exons atggaatggCCACGTAGCTTTATTTGGCTGATCCTTCTTTCCGATTTGCTTCTCAGAGCCGTCGGAAACTCAGAAGGCGAGGCTTTAACTGCGTTTAAGGACAGCTTATCTGATCCTACCAACGCACTCCAAAGCTGGGATAATCAGAACAGTGTTTCTCCATGTACATGGTTTCATGTTACTTGCAATCCTGAGAACAGAGTTGTCCGTGT TGACTTGGGGAATGCAAAACTGTCTGGTCAACTTGTGCCACAGCTTGGTCAGCTTCCAAACTTGCAGTACTT GGAGCTTTATAGCAACAACATTACAGGGGAGATACCAAAGGAGCTTGGAGACTTAAGGGAACTGGTTAGCTTAGATCTTTACCAGAACAGactaagcggtcctattccatCCTCGCTTGGCAAACTAGACAAACTCCGCTTCTT GCGTCTTAATAACAACAACTTGTCTGGCGAAATTCCATTGTCTTTGACTGCTGTGTCACTGCAAGTTCT ggatGTCGCAAACAATCAACTCAATGGAGATATTCCTGTTAATGGTTCCTTCTCGTTTTTTACTCCTATTAG TTTTGCCAATAATAATTTACGGCAGCCTCCACCATCTCCGCCTCCTCCTATCTCTACTCCACCACCTTCACCTCCAGTGTCAAGGAGTCGAATGACTGCAGCAGTAGCAGGGGGAGTTGCTGCAGGTGCAGCAGTTCTATTTGCATTTCCAGCCATTGCGTTTGTTTGGTGGATAAGAAGTAGATCACAGGATCGCTTTTTTGATGTACCTG CTGAAGAAAACCCAGAGGTTCATTTTGGACAACTCAGAAGGTTTTCATTGCGTGAACTGCTTGTTGCTACAGATAACTTTAGCCACAAAAATGTCTTGGGGAGAGGTGGTTTTGGTAAAGTGTATAAAGGACGTTTAGCGGATGGCTCTCTAGTGGCTGTGAAAAGGCTAAAGGAAGAACGTACCCAAGGTGGAGAGCTTCAGTTCCAAACCGAGGTCGAGATGATTAGTATGGCTGTTCACAGGAACTTGCTTCGTCTTCGTGGCTTTTGCATGACTCCAACTGAAAGATTGCTCGTTTATCCCTACATGGCTAATGGAAGTGTTGCTTCTTGTTTAAGAG AACGACTTGAAGGTAATCCAGCACTTGATTGGCCAAAAAGGAAGCATATCGCTCTGGGAGCAGCAAGGGGGCTGGCATACTTACATGATCAGTGCGAGCAAAAAATCATTCACCGTGACGTGAAAGCTGCCAACATATTGTTAGATGAAGAGTTCGAAGCTGTGGTTGGAGATTTTGGGCTAGCAAAGCTCATGAACTATAATGACTCTCATGTGACAACTGCTGTACGTGGTACGATTGGGCATATAGCACCTGAGTACCTTTCGACGGGAAAATCCTCTGAGAAAACTGATGTTTTTGGATACGGTGTCATGCTTCTTGAGCTCATCACTGGACAAAAGGCTTTCGATCTTGCTCGGCTTGCTAATGACGATGATGTCATGTTACTCGACTGG gtGAAAGAGGTTTTGAAAGAGAAGAGGTTTGAAAGTCTTGTGGATGCAGAGTTAGAAGGGAAATACGAGGAGAAAGAAGTGGAGCAGCTGATCCAAATGGCTCTGCTCTGCACTCAGATTTCTTCTTTGGAACGTCCTAAAATGTCGGAAGTGGTGAGAATGCTTGAAGGAGAAGGTTTAGCTGAGAAATGGGAAGAATGGCAAAATGAAGAGATTTTGACAAATGATTCTAACTATCTTCAAGTTGGCACTGAATGGTTCATCCCAATTTCCAATTCCCTCATCGAAAACGATTATCCCTCGGGTCCCCGATAA
- the LOC103860386 gene encoding non-specific lipid-transfer protein-like protein At2g13820 gives MAPRTMETSILMIFTVVALMSGERAIAVDCSSLILNMADCLSFVTNGSTVEKPEGTCCSGLKTVVRSGPECICEGFKNSASLGVTLDLAKAASLPSACKVAAPPSARCGLAVSASPPASSPEISPTAGAGAPSSSSEANAATPVPVPAGSSDASLVSVSFAFALFIALISSSFY, from the exons ATGGCGCCAAGAACAATGGAAACATCTATTCTCATGATCTTCACGGTGGTCGCATTAATGTCCGGCGAGAGAGCCATCGCAGTGGACTGCTCCTCGTTGATACTAAACATGGCTGATTGTTTGTCGTTCGTGACGAATGGTAGTACGGTGGAGAAGCCTGAAGGAACATGTTGCTCAGGTCTCAAGACTGTGGTTAGGTCAGGACCTGAATGTATTTGTGAGGGTTTCAAGAACAGTGCCTCTCTTGGTGTTACTCTTGATCTTGCTAAAGCTGCTTCTCTTCCTTCAGCTTGTAAAGTTGCTGCCCCTCCATCTGCTCGTTGTGGCC TCGCTGTCTCTGCATCTCCACCTGCTAGTTCCCCTG AAATATCTCCCACGGCCGGAGCAGGTGCGCCATCTTCGTCAAGTGAAGCAAATGCGGCAACTCCAGTTCCAGTCCCGGCGGGGAGTTCCGATGCGTCTTTGGTCTCTGTCTCTTTTGCATTTGCTCTCTTTATCGCtctcatctcttcttctttctattGA